The following proteins are encoded in a genomic region of Anaerolineae bacterium:
- the minE gene encoding cell division topological specificity factor MinE has product MSLFSRLLRRSQPSSRDVAKDRLQLVLVHDRIRIPPSQLAALKEELLAVISRYFDVDRDGVEITFAQSQRASRLVAEVPVFANARGMEKG; this is encoded by the coding sequence ATGAGCCTGTTCTCGCGCTTGCTCAGGCGGAGCCAGCCCAGCAGCCGCGACGTAGCCAAGGATAGACTGCAACTGGTGTTGGTGCACGACCGCATTCGCATTCCCCCTTCACAGCTGGCGGCTCTGAAGGAGGAACTGTTGGCGGTGATCAGCCGATACTTCGACGTAGACAGGGACGGCGTAGAAATCACCTTTGCTCAGAGCCAGCGGGCTAGCCGTCTGGTGGCGGAGGTGCCGGTGTTCGCCAATGCCAGGGGGATGGAGAAGGGTTAG
- a CDS encoding rod shape-determining protein RodA, whose protein sequence is MYSARRSAWAGFDFPLLAAVVVTSLFGLAMVHSAVRGSPGLEGSVQRQAVFLVVSLVLAVLVSTVDYRLLVGSSAILYGLGLASLLVVLVLGAIQHGGQRWIQVGGVTFQPSEVMKVILLLALAQYLGPRSDGPSRLHYLIVSGAITAVPLLLVYAQPDLGTAVVLLVIWAGAVFVAGVSLWQVGLLGVVGLAASPLIWLNLEDYMRDRVLALVRPDHNPQASFVVEQALIGIGSGSIWGKGYASGSQSQLHFLRVRHTDFIFSVIGEELGFVGAVMTMALLVFICWRLFGVAETAPDGAGRIIASGVAVMIAFQTLVNVGMNLGWLPVTGLPLPFISVGGSAVLAQFLGIGLAESVAAHRLAPS, encoded by the coding sequence TTGTACAGCGCCCGCAGGAGTGCCTGGGCTGGCTTCGACTTCCCGCTTCTGGCTGCCGTCGTGGTCACCAGCCTGTTCGGGCTGGCGATGGTTCACAGCGCGGTGAGGGGCTCGCCCGGCCTAGAAGGATCGGTGCAGCGCCAGGCGGTCTTCCTGGTGGTGAGCCTGGTCCTGGCGGTCCTCGTGTCCACCGTGGACTATCGCCTTCTGGTGGGATCGTCGGCCATACTGTACGGCTTGGGGTTGGCCAGTCTGCTGGTGGTGCTGGTTCTCGGGGCGATCCAACACGGCGGGCAGCGGTGGATTCAAGTGGGGGGAGTGACGTTCCAGCCGTCAGAGGTCATGAAGGTTATTCTGCTTCTGGCTCTGGCGCAGTATCTCGGTCCTCGCTCCGACGGGCCCTCGCGGTTGCACTATCTCATTGTGAGCGGTGCCATCACGGCGGTACCACTGCTTTTGGTATACGCTCAGCCTGACTTGGGGACGGCCGTGGTGCTGCTGGTGATATGGGCTGGGGCTGTGTTCGTGGCCGGGGTGAGCCTGTGGCAGGTGGGTTTGCTGGGGGTGGTGGGGCTGGCGGCGTCGCCCCTGATCTGGCTCAACCTCGAGGACTACATGCGGGATCGGGTGTTGGCGCTGGTCAGGCCCGACCACAACCCCCAGGCTTCTTTTGTGGTGGAACAGGCTCTGATTGGCATCGGATCCGGATCCATTTGGGGTAAGGGTTACGCCTCCGGGAGCCAGAGCCAGCTTCACTTCCTCCGGGTGCGACATACTGACTTCATCTTCAGTGTCATCGGGGAGGAGCTGGGCTTCGTGGGGGCTGTGATGACTATGGCCCTGCTCGTGTTCATCTGCTGGCGCCTCTTCGGCGTCGCCGAGACTGCACCTGACGGCGCCGGGCGTATCATCGCCTCGGGAGTGGCCGTCATGATCGCCTTCCAGACACTGGTGAACGTGGGGATGAATCTGGGCTGGCTGCCGGTGACCGGTCTCCCACTGCCGTTCATCAGTGTGGGAGGGAGCGCCGTGTTGGCTCAGTTCCTGGGTATCGGGTTGGCCGAGAGCGTGGCGGCCCACCGACTTGCTCCGAGCTGA